The Aedes aegypti strain LVP_AGWG chromosome 3, AaegL5.0 Primary Assembly, whole genome shotgun sequence genome contains a region encoding:
- the LOC5574783 gene encoding high mobility group protein D: MAEKPKRPLSAYMLWLNSAREQIKKENPGIKVTEIAKRGGELWRAMKDKSEWENKAAKMKDEYNKAVQEFERNGGGKDAGKGKKSKGAKKVVKKSKKKDSEDDDDESGEESD; the protein is encoded by the exons atggccGAGAAACCAAAGCGTCCTCTATCCGCCTACATGCTGTGGCTCAACTCTGCCCGCGAACAGATCAAGAAGGAGAACCCCGGAATTAAGGTGACGGAGATCGCCAAGCGAGGTGGTGAGCTATGGAGAGCCATGAAGGACAAGAGC GAATGGGAGAACAAGGCCGCCAAGATGAAGGACGAGTACAACAAAGCCGTCCAGGAATTCGAGCGAAATGGCGGTGGCAAGGACGCCGGCAAGGGCAAGAAGAGCAAGGGTGCCAAGAAGGTCGTGAAGAAGAGCAAAAAGAAGGACTCCGAAGATGACGATGATGAGTCCGGAGAGGAAAGCGACTGA